The proteins below are encoded in one region of Tachypleus tridentatus isolate NWPU-2018 chromosome 4, ASM421037v1, whole genome shotgun sequence:
- the LOC143248695 gene encoding uncharacterized protein LOC143248695: MKQLSFLLLLVLPFVMTGTVSSSKRRLKRGVPGIDFINSFIPGGAGGFGFNVPDFAAFGRRLAGGIQETLHGIQGTLQNEARRYPPNTRGSTGNVFYVNGMRCYGKKIR, from the exons ATGAAACAACTGTCgtttttgttgttacttgttcTGCCCTTCGTTATGACTGGAACGGTTTCTTCTTCCAAACGTCGTTTAAAGCGTGGTGTCCCAGGTATTGATTTCATCAATTCCTTTATTCCTGGTGGAGCTGGTGGTTTTGGTTTCAATGTTCCCGATTTTGCAGCTTTCGGCAGAAGATTGGCAGGAGGTATCCAGG AAACACTGCATGGGATTCAAGGTACCTTGCAGAACGAAGCCAGAAGATATCCTCCCAACACTCGTGGCTCAACAGGAAATGTATTTTATGTCAATGGAATGAGATGTTACGGGAAAAAAATCCGTTGA